Genomic window (Planococcus sp. MSAK28401):
CAATTGCAATTGCCGACCGATAATGAAAAGTTTCTCGACGCCTTGAAACGCTGCATCCAAGACTGCCTGGTGAAAACGACAGGCAAAGACGTCGTCGGCATCGGAGTTGCCATGCACGGGGTGGTGGATGTCGAGACGGGGATGTCACTGGTGGCACCGAATTTAGGGCTCACCGATATCCCGATCAAAGAAGAGCTCGAGAATACGTTCGGCCTGGAAGTGAAAGTAGAAAACGATGCACGCGCCATGGCGCTTGGGGAGTTTTGGTTCGGCGATCATGGTGAACTCGAGAGCATGCTTGCAGTCAATATCGGCCGTGGCGTGGGTGCAGGGATGATCATCGGCGGAAAGCTATATCATGGCTCCTCCGATATCGCTGGGGAGATCGGCCATATGACAATCGATCTGAACGGTCAGGTGTGCGAATGCGGCAACCGCGGCTGCCTGCAGACCTTTGTCGCGGGACCCGCAATCACGCGGAACATCAGCGAGAAAACAGCGCAATCACTGAGTGCGGAGCAAGTTTTCGAACAAGCGCTGGGCGGCAATGAAGCCTGCATCGAGGTACTGACACAAGCCGGAAGGGCGATGGGCGTTGGGCTGACCAATCTGATCCATATCGTCAATCCGGAAAAAATCGTATTGGGC
Coding sequences:
- a CDS encoding ROK family transcriptional regulator, with the protein product MRQGSFQWMKSMNKSIILNKIRTQGPISRAQIARETNLTRPTVSSNVKELIDQNIVEESDIGQSQGGRKPTMLVINHGAFCILGVDAGPDSIECIVADLSGKVLERSETQLQLPTDNEKFLDALKRCIQDCLVKTTGKDVVGIGVAMHGVVDVETGMSLVAPNLGLTDIPIKEELENTFGLEVKVENDARAMALGEFWFGDHGELESMLAVNIGRGVGAGMIIGGKLYHGSSDIAGEIGHMTIDLNGQVCECGNRGCLQTFVAGPAITRNISEKTAQSLSAEQVFEQALGGNEACIEVLTQAGRAMGVGLTNLIHIVNPEKIVLGGGVSKAQQFILPAIRETIQASALTQSASRTQVEITKLGDDATLIGAVTLLLVDVFELT